One genomic window of Trichomycterus rosablanca isolate fTriRos1 chromosome 1, fTriRos1.hap1, whole genome shotgun sequence includes the following:
- the ankrd27 gene encoding ankyrin repeat domain-containing protein 27, whose protein sequence is MAVYDENILKNPFYLALQKQRPDLCNRVAEVHGIVLVPCCERLSVGSYTAAQFESYVLLPTDQGFQTVDGKVVSIENNQVYLGAGFLSPASIPILFEETFYNEKEQAYSILCITRPIESEANPAELNPVHGSYYLNNVEEVKEFLGRHAEKLDKFISSFCHDFKEEERKGLRNHIDAVHTLYTKCLQCLLRDSRLKLLTKQELQMTLLKQAVEMYIHSGIHEYLFSYVGTLEASQDADFNKTTRRLQDLQQKDLGVKPEFSINIPRAKRELSQLNHCTSPQEKLLCLRKVVFTIMQSPSRKVNLEAVCADDLLSVILYLLLKTEIPNWLANLAYIKNFHFCNSTKDDLSYCLTSFEAAVEYISQGNLKEGSTAGSGELDDKLILRQKMNLLSQTASTPIDCLFEHIASGNEAEVKRLLSEGESEEEERRKMCHPLCSCDACDLHMSGRLNDPSIVTPSSRDDRGYTPLHVAALWGQSQLIDLLVSKGAAVNATDYHGFTALHLSCQKGFQGVTLLLLHYKANAHAQDNNGNTPLHLSCMYGHEDCVKALVYYDLHKCRLNIQNDKGDTALHIAARWGYEGIMEVLLENGASTLLHNKANQTPLQCALNSRVLSLLECAYNSASKKESGFETPSHSPQLSCSSSRCSSVSSASSVPSVEASSEIDRTHQKEVEKLLRAVADGDVEMVRYLLEWLDEELEEDQKAEIPDKTELCHPLCQCPNCEPTQKKLTVLQLDGLGVNSSNADGFTLLHVAALHGHIALVSLFIHNGANINARNGLSATPLHLACQNNHIEVVRSLVECNAKLNKKDQFGNTPLIQACLKGHKQTALVLIQSDALVNMANNQGNTALHKAVKGAHQNLVELLLQAGAIPHLRNKRQRTALDCAQAMGKNTAIVKILQKARGYNLEAPSPAQRVEQRKGSNEQRNQKMNKSFSEDRTDSSDTVSAGHSSRRRLWRGETFDSCGSLIHSPEGSRFSRQTQLNQAKSLSRSHTIHQDLTHSFPRDLKGAQCSSAGTTMEEVCANGPHEPSDLPCKLSPKPEQVNGEAEESTQEVQD, encoded by the exons GTGGTGTCGATAGAGAATAACCAAGTGTATTTGGGGGCAGGTTTTTTAAGCCCTGCGTCTATACCCATTCTGTTCGAGGAGACTTTTTACAATGAGAAAGAACAGGCCTACAGTATCCTGTGCATAACACGGCCTATTGAATCTGAAGCAAACCCAG CTGAACTGAATCCTGTTCATGGCTCCTATTACCTCAATAATGTGGAGGAGGTGAAGGAATTTCTGGGGCGTCATGCAGAAAAGCTGGATAAGTTCATTTCTTCGTTTTGCCATGACTTTAAAGAGGAGGAGAGGAAAGGTCTCCGCAACCACATA GATGCCGtccatacactgtatacaaaaTGTCTTCAGTGCTTGCTGAGAGATTCTCGTCTG AAGTTGCTGACCAAACAGGAGCTTCAGATGACGCTTCTCAAACAAGCAGTGGAG ATGTACATACATAGTGGAATCCATGAATATCTCTTTAGCTACGTTGGAACTCTAGAAGCAAGTCAG GATGCTGATTTCAATAAAACAACAAGGCGGCTACAGGATTTGCAGCAAAAAGATCTTGGTGTAAAGCCTGAGTTCAG tataaATATTCCTCGGGCTAAGAGGGAGTTAAGCCAGCTTAACCACTGCACCTCACCTCAAGAAAAGCTGCTTTGCCTCAGGAAGGTTGTCTTCACAATAATGCAGTCACCCAGCCGTAAAG ttAACTTGGAGGCAGTTTGTGCAGATGATCTTCTCTCAGTTATTCTTTATCTTCTGCTGAAAACCGAAATCCCTAACTG GTTGGCCAATCTTGCTTACATAAAAAACTTTCATTTCTGCAACTCTACTAAGGATGACCTAAGTTACTGCTTGACCTCATTTGAGGCTGCTGTGGAGTACATCAGCCAAGGAAACCTTAAAGAAGGATCTACAGCA GGGTCAGGAGAGCTGGATGACAAACTGATTCTCAGGCAGAAGATGAACCTTCTTTCTCAGACTGCATCTACACCCATAGACTGTTTATTTGAG CACATTGCCAGTGGGAATGAGGCAGAGGTCAAGCGCTTGCTGAGTGAAGGCGAGAGTGAGGAGGAAGAAAGAAGGAAAATGTGCCACCCTCTCTGCTCGTGTGATGCATGTGATCTTCATATGTCTGG CAGACTAAATGACCCCTCCATAGTCACTCCTTCTTCTCGGGATGATCGAGGCTACACTCCTCTTCATGTTGCTGCTTTATGGG GTCAGTCTCAGTTGATTGACTTGTTAGTGTCAAAGGGAGCTGCAGTAAATGCTACAGACTACCACGGGTTTACAGCCCTGCACCTCTCCTGCCAGAAAGGCTTCCAGGGTGTCACA CTGCTGCTGTTGCACTATAAGGCAAACGCACATGCTCAGGACAACAATGGGAATACTCCTCTGCATCTCTCCTGCATGTACGGCCATGAGGAT tgtgttaaGGCTTTGGTATATTATGACTTGCACAAGTGCCGATTGAATATACAGAATGATAAGGGGGACACAGCACTGCACATTGCGGCCCGCTGGGGCTATGAGGGCATCATGGAAGTGCTGCTAGAGAATGGCGCCTCAACTCTTCTCCATAACAAGGCCAATCAGACCCCACTTCAGTGTGCACTCAACTCCAGG GTTTTGTCCTTGTTGGAGTGTGCATACAACAGTGCTAGTAAAAAGGAGAGTGGCTTTGAG actcCCAGTCATTCTCCACAGCTGTCTTGTAGTAGCAGTAGGTGCTCCTCTGTATCAAGTGCATCATCTGTTCCTTCTGtagaagcctcttctgaaattGACCGTACTCACCAAAAGGAG GTTGAGAAGCTGCTGCGGGCAGTGGCTGATGGAGATGTGGAAATG GTACGCTACTTGCTGGAGTGGTTAGATGAGGAACTGGAGGAAGATCAGAAAGCTGAGATACCTGACAAGACAGAATTGTGCCACCCTCTGTGCCAGTGTCCAAACTGTGAACCCACACAAAAG AAGTTAACAGTCCTACAGCTAGATGGGCTTGGAGTAAATAGCAGCAATGCAGATGGCTTCACACTGCTGCATGTAGCAGCACTGCATGGACACATAGCACTGGTCTCTCTGTTTATCCACAATGGAGCTAATATAAATGCCCGCAATGGCCTGAGCGCCACCCCACTTCATCTAGCCTGCCAAAACAATCACATAGAG GTTGTGAGATCTTTGGTGGAGTGCAATGCCAAGCTGAACAAGAAAGATCAGTTTGGAAACACCCCCTTGATTCAAGCCTGTCTGAAGGGACATAAGCAGACAGCTTTGGTTCTAATACAG AGTGATGCCTTAGTGAACATGGCCAATAATCAGGGCAACACAGCTCTGCATAAGGCAGTGAAAGGGGCACACCAAAATCTAGTGGAGCTGCTGCTGCAGGCTGGGGCTATTCCACACCTCAGGAACAAGAGACAGCGCACCGCACTGGATTGTGCTCAGGCCATGGGCAAG AACACAGCTATTGTGAAGATTTTACAGAAAGCCCGTGGCTACAATCTTGAAG CGCCCTCTCCTGCTCAACGGGTAGAACAACGCAAGGGTTCAAATGAGCAAAG GAaccagaaaatgaataaatcattttcagaggaCAGAACTGACTCTTCAGACACG GTTTCAGCTGGCCACTCTAGTAGAAGGCGACTGTGGCGAGGAGAGACATTTGACAGCTGTGGCTCCTTAATCCATTCACCAGAGGGTTCACGCTTTTCCAGACAAACACAGCTGAACCAGGCTAAAAGCTTGAGTCGTAGTCACACCATTCATCAGGACCTGACCCACAGCTTTCCCCGGGACCTGAAAGGTGCACAATGCAGCTCTGCTGGAACCACAATGGAAGAAGTTTGTGCTAATGGTCCTCATGAGCCTTCTGACCTCCCTTGTAAACTTTCACCTAAACCTGAGCAGGTTAACGGGGAGGCAGAGGAGAGCACACAGGAGGTGCAGGACTAG